A genomic window from Dermacentor silvarum isolate Dsil-2018 chromosome 9, BIME_Dsil_1.4, whole genome shotgun sequence includes:
- the LOC119464730 gene encoding PI-stichotoxin-Hcr2f-like: protein MNTALISCFLTCVFIGMAAGEVDVQDWYRGVDFDVGCRPAPVTGLCKASFLRWYFDVDAGECKQFIYGGCGGNENRYQTMRECEIACLR, encoded by the exons ATGAACACAGCTCTGATTTCCTGCTTCCTGACTTGTGTCTTTATTG GAATGGCCGCCGGAGAGGTGGACGTGCAGGACTGGTACCGCGGCGTGGACTTCGACGTGGGCTGCCGACCGGCCCCGGTAACCGGTCTGTGCAAGGCCTCGTTCCTGCGCTGGTACTTTGACGTGGATGCCGGCGAATGCAAGCAGTTCATTTACGGAGGATGCGGTGGTAACGAGAACAGATACCAAACCATGAGGGAGTGCGAGATCGCCTGCCTCC GTTGA